In Choloepus didactylus isolate mChoDid1 chromosome X, mChoDid1.pri, whole genome shotgun sequence, a genomic segment contains:
- the ZNF81 gene encoding zinc finger protein 81 isoform X2, translating to MLENYSHLLSVGYQVPKPEAIFRLERGEEPWALEGETPHQSCSDGKFGIKTPQQRISEKATFHRKMEGEDDSLHSILEELWQDDDQIEKYQNKQNKPLSHDAFINKKILNTELDYEYQDIGKFIHPSPNLIPSQKRSHKHDSFGKSLKRNLNLHIHNKNSATKNFGKIIECGQVFTQNSSYTNHENLNAGVKFCESNECGKVVSFKQALSQNLKFPVGDKASICTEFGKLFSHKSHLFVPQRTHTVGKSHGLSKCVNVFTQKPLLSIYLRVHRDEKLYICTECGKAFIQKSELIMHKKIHTREKPYECGECGKSFFQVSSLFRHQATHTGEKLYECSECGKGFSLNSALSIHQKIHTGERHHKCGECGKAFTQKSTLRMHQRIHTGERSYICTECGQAFIQKAHLIAHQRIHTGEKPFECSDCGKSFPSKSQLQMHKRIHTGEKPYICTECGKAFTNRSNLNTHQKSHTGEKSYICAECGKAFTDRSNFNKHQTIHTGEKPYVCTDCGRAFIQKSELITHQRIHTTEKPYKCPDCEKSFSKKPHLKVHQRIHTGEKPYICAECGKAFTDRSNFNKHQIIHTGEKPYKCSDCGKGFTQKSVLSMHRNIHNESNPIS from the coding sequence ATGGGAAGTTTGGAATTAAGACTCCACAGCAGAGAATTTCTGAAAAAGCTACATTTCATAGGAAAATGGAGGGTGAAGATGATTCATTGCATTCTATTTTAGAAGAACTTTGGCAAGATGATGACCAGATAGAGAAATatcagaataaacaaaataaacctcTGAGTCATGATGCTTTCATCAACAAGAAAATATTGAATACAGAGTTGGACTATGAATATCAAGACATTGGAAAATTCATTCATCCAAGCCCAAACCTTATTCCTTCACAGAAAAGATCTCATAAACATGACTCATTTGGAAAGAGTTTGAAGCGcaatttaaatttacatattcataataaaaacagTGCTACAAAGAACTTTGGTAAAATTATTGAATGTGGTCAAGTTTTCACTCAGAATTCTTCTTATACTAACCATGAAAATCTTAATGCAGGTGTGAAATTCTGTGAaagtaatgaatgtggaaaagttGTCAGCTTCAAACAAGCACTCAGTCAAAATCTTAAATTTCCTGTTGGGGATAAAGCAAGCATATGTACTGAATTTGGGAAGCTCTTCTCCCATAAGTCACACCTCTTTGTACCTCAGAGAACTCATACTGTGGGAAAATCTCATGGACTTAGCAAATGTGTAAATGTTTTTACACAGAaaccactactcagtatatacctcAGAGttcatagagatgaaaaactatatatatgtactgaatgtgggaaggccttcatCCAGAAGTCAGAATTAATTATGCATAAGAAAATTCATACTAgagaaaaaccctatgaatgcgGTGAATGTGGAAAATCATTTTTCCAAGTATCATCTCTATTTAGGCATCAGGCAACTCATACTGGAGAAAAACTCTAtgaatgcagtgaatgtgggaaaggCTTCTCCTTGAACTCAGCCCTCAGTatacatcagaaaattcatactggagagagaCACCACAAATGTGGGGAGTGTGGGAAAGCTTTTACCCAAAAATCAACACTCAGGatgcatcagagaattcatacaggaGAGAGATCCTACATATGTACTGAGTGTGGGCAGGCCTTCATCCAGAAGGCACACTTGATTGCACATcaaagaattcatactggagagaaaccgtTTGAATGCAGTGACTGTGGGAAATCTTTCCCTTCTAAGTCACAACTCCAGATGCATAAGCgaattcatacaggagagaaaccctatatatgcactgaatgtgggaaagccttcaccaACAGGTCAAATCTCAATACTCACCAGAAATCTCATACTGGAGAGAAGTCTTATATATGTGCtgaatgtgggaaggccttcacTGATAGATCAAATTTCAATAAACACCAGacaattcatactggagagaaaccctatgttTGTACTGATTGTGGGAGGGCCTTTATCCAGAAGTCAGAATTAATTACACATCAGAGGATTCATACTACAGAGAAACCTTATAAATGCCCTGACTGTGAGAAATCCTTCTCCAAGAAACCACATCTCAAAGTACATCAGCgaattcacacaggagagaaaccatataTATGTGcggaatgtggaaaagccttcactgACAGATCAAATTTCAATAAACACCAGATCattcatactggagaaaaaccctataAATGCAGTGATTGTGGAAAGGGCTTCACCCAGAAATCAGTTCTCAGTATGCATCGTAATATTCATAATGAGAGTAACCCTATTTCTTGA